In one Juglans regia cultivar Chandler chromosome 11, Walnut 2.0, whole genome shotgun sequence genomic region, the following are encoded:
- the LOC108998820 gene encoding PTI1-like tyrosine-protein kinase At3g15890 codes for MGSVLSCICPEKADDEGRVNAVVGSNATWRIFTYKELHAATNGFSDEKKLGEGGFGSVYLGKTSDGLQIAVKKLKAMSSKAEMEFAVEVEVLGRVRHKNLLGLRGYCAGTDQRLIVYDYMPNLSLLSHLHGLLAGQVLLDWKRRMKIAMGSAEGLMYLHHEVTPHIIHRDIKASNVLLDSDFEPLVADFGFAKLIPEGVSHMTTRVKGTLGYLAPEYAMWGKVSESCDVYSFGILLLEIVTGRKPIEKLRGGTKRTITEWAEPLITKGRFKDLVDPKLRGNFDENQLKQAITVAALCVQSEPEKRPNMNEVVSLLKGCEPKVKVMPMRISSIKYREELLALDQPSDDEGGGPDDYGVFSALDGGPYQNYGDDGRLTRNA; via the exons ATGGGATCCGTCCTGAGTTGCATTTGTCCAGAGAAGGCCGATGATGAAGGCCG GGTCAACGCAGTCGTTGGAAGCAACGCTACATGGAGGATATTCACTTACAAAGAGTTGCATGCAGCAACTAACGGATTCAGCGACGAGAAGAAGCTTGGCGAAGGGGGGTTTGGAAGTGTTTATTTGGGAAAAACCTCCGATGGTCTTCAG ATAGCTGTGAAAAAATTGAAGGCAATGAGTTCTAAAGCGGAGATGGAATTTGCAGTGGAAGTGGAAGTTCTTGGAAGGGTTCGGCACAAGAATTTGTTGGGTCTCAGGGGATACTGCGCTGGGACTGATCAACGGCTCATAGTCTATGACTACATGCCGAACCTCAGCTTGCTATCTCATTTGCACGGCCTACTTGCTGGCCAAGTACTACTGGACTGGAAGAGGAGAATGAAGATTGCAATGGGCTCTGCAGAAGGCCTAAT GTATTTGCACCATGAAGTAACACCCCACATTATTCATCGAGACATAAAGGCAAGTAATGTGCTTTTGGACTCGGATTTTGAACCATTAGTGGCTGATTTTGGATTTGCGAAGCTTATTCCAGAGGGTGTTAGCCATATGACTACCCGTGTTAAGGGCACTTTGGGATACCTAGCACCCGAATATGCCATGTGGGGAAAGGTTTCCGAGAGCTGTGATGTGTACAGTTTTGGAATTCTTCTGTTGGAGATCGTCACCGGAAGAAAACCCATTGAAAAGCTCCGGGGAGGAACTAAGAGGACAATAACAGAATGGGCCGAGCCGCTCATAACCAAGGGAAGGTTTAAGGATCTTGTTGATCCGAAACTTAGGGGGAACTTCGACGAAAACCAACTTAAACAAGCCATCACTGTTGCTGCCCTGTGTGTGCAAAGTGAGCCTGAAAAGAGACCCAACATGAACGAAGTGGTTAGCCTTCTGAAAGGGTGTGAGCCAAAAGTAAAGGTTATGCCTATGAGAATTTCAAGTATCAAATACAGGGAAGAATTGCTAGCACTTGATCAACCTAGTGATGATGAGGGTGGTGGTCCCGATGACTACGGGGTTTTTAGTGCTTTGGACGGCGGTCCTTATCAGAACTATGGAGACGACGGGAGATTGACCAGAAACGCGTAA
- the LOC108998881 gene encoding zinc finger protein CONSTANS-LIKE 5: protein MGIEAESLKGFGRGWGVTAKSCDSCKSAAAATFCRADSAFLCLSCDGKIHCANKLASRHERLWMCEVCEQAPAAVTCKADAAALCVTCDADIHSANPLARRHERVPVEPFFDSADSLIKSSALNNFLVVPTDQNVNASNNTTAKSETDTNHHDDAEAASWLFPNPNFSSKVMDGLDVKPSDILFSEMDPFLEFDYPNPFYSAGTDSVVPVQTKPVSAAVMNHSGERCFDIDFCRSKLSVFSYSTQSLSQSVSSSDVGVVPDGNSMSDISYPFGRNMSADPNVPVSGTTNQPATQLCGSDREARVLRYREKRKNRKFEKTIRYASRKAYAETRPRIKGRFAKRTEIETDVDCLYNSVSAAAFVSDAQYGVVPTF, encoded by the exons ATGGGAATCGAAGCGGAGAGCTTGAAAGGGTTCGGCAGAGGCTGGGGCGTTACGGCCAAGTCTTGCGACTCCTGCAAATCGGCCGCTGCAGCCACCTTCTGCCGAGCAGACTCCGCATTCTTGTGCCTGAGCTGCGATGGAAAGATCCACTGCGCCAACAAGCTGGCGTCGCGCCACGAGCGCCTGTGGATGTGCGAGGTGTGCGAGCAGGCTCCCGCTGCCGTCACCTGCAAGGCCGACGCTGCCGCGCTCTGCGTCACCTGCGACGCCGACATCCACTCGGCTAACCCGCTTGCCCGGCGCCACGAGCGGGTCCCCGTCGAGCCCTTCTTCGACTCGGCCGATTCCTTAATCAAATCATCGGCGCTCAATAATTTCCTTGTGGTCCCCACCGATCAGAACGTGAACGCCAGCAATAACACCACCGCGAAATCCGAGACTGACACCAACCATCACGACGACGCCGAAGCGGCGTCTTGGCTCTTTCCGAACCCCAATTTCAGTTCCAAGGTCATGGATGGTCTGGATGTGAAACCCAGCGACATTCTTTTCTCCGAAATGGATCCATTTCTTGAATTCGATTATCCAAACCCGTTTTACAGTGCGGGAACGGATAGCGTGGTACCAGTTCAAACTAAACCCGTCTCCGCTGCAGTCATGAACCACTCCGGAGAGAGGTGCTTCGATATTGATTTCTGCAGATCCAAGCTCTCTGTATTCAGCTATTCTACTCAGTCTCTCAGCCAAAGC GTATCCTCTTCTGACGTCGGAGTGGTTCCGGACGGGAATTCCATGTCCGATATATCCTATCCTTTCGGGCGAAACATGAGTGCCGATCCGAACGTGCCGGTATCGGGGACTACAAACCAACCGGCGACTCAGTTGTGTGGAAGCGATCGTGAAGCCAGGGTTTTGAGGTacagagagaagagaaagaaccGGAAGTTCGAGAAGACTATTCGCTACGCTTCGAGAAAGGCGTACGCGGAAACCCGGCCCAGAATCAAAGGCCGGTTCGCGAAACGGACGGAGATTGAAACCGATGTGGACTGTCTATACAACTCGGTGTCCGCCGCGGCTTTCGTGTCCGACGCCCAGTATGGCGTCGTTCCTACCTTCTGA